The window GGAACGGAAACCTCTCTTCATCAGACTGCGAAGAAAGCATTGTTTCTTCATCAAGTGAAGAGAAAGATGAGGACTTTTACTTGCCATTGCTCACCAATAAACCATTGCCTGAAAATGGAAAATTTTTACAAGCTGTGATGAAAGCAGGGCCATTGCTTAACACCATTCTTCTTGCTGGACCTCTCCCAAACTGGCAACACCCTCCACCACCACTTGACAGTCATCAGATTCCCCTGCCTCCGGTCATCGTCCCGCAACCATCATTAGCACTACCAGAACATCATCATGTCCACCACCAAGACTCTTTTGTGGATGTTACTACTTCTAACAACATTAGCAAGTTTGTTGTGATTAACAAGAAAAGGAGCTTTAGTGAAGTCATTGATTCATCCACAGAAACTAGGTGACATTGTGGCTACAGTCTACAAATTAGTGCATGTAGTGATATCTTTGTaatctacaaaaattaaaactacccttttgttttttatgtttaaaaGTAATTTTAGAAAAGACTCAAGTCAGAAGTTAAGTGGTGTAATACTGCAGAAATAAGAGGAGTTTCCCTTTTTCTTAGTACTACTGGTTGTGGTTGATTACTTGGAAATTATCTTTGTTTGTTCACATTAAATCTCTGTCTTCACTTGGTATGATTTTTGTGATAGGAATAAGTGGCAGTACATGTGTTCATGCAGTACTGATGTAGACATGTAGTTATGTTGACATCACACAATAACATAATTTGGTGAACATCTTATGCttataaaaactaattttgataCTTGTTAAAACTAACtaattgataatttataaatatgttacTGGATAATGAACTTTCAATAGAATTACGATTACCATATGTTATATTTATTACTTTCATtgttatatttatgtaataataaagaatatttatatatgatatctTATATGTTTGGTAATATTCAATACTCAATATTATTATTGATATACATGTAGAAATTAGATTTATTCAATATATTAAGAGGAACAGATTTGATAAATTGGACCGATTGAAATTTGgggaaattatttatttatttcagggagtttttttttttttttgactaatatggcttatagccttacaaagtgaatatatgtTCGAAGATATTCTcagggtgagccagagtcgaacccatgacctgggacgacagaggataaacccccACTGGGTTATCCGATCGTGCTCATCTCAGGGAGTTAAGAAAGCCGAGATATATGAATATCTTTTGTTTTGACAAAATGCCCTTATTTATTTCAATCCATGAAATGAGTATATTTCTCGGGTCAGCCAGAATCGGAAATATCTCTTTCACACGATTCAATGTATCgaatatatatgatttggtCGATCAACAGTAAAATCTCTAACCGCCAATCCAATTAACTGTGCATGAACATGCATGAACAAGGGAAAGAGGAAGCGAGGAACACCGGGACATGATGAAAGTCCGAGAGGTAACCTCGTCGGGTGCATCAGCCGTGACCCACGAATCTGAAATTAGATTTGTTGCTAATGGGGATGTTTGGGTTATTACATACCTTGATTTGATATCTGAAATCATTTCTTCATTTCTATTTCacctttttcttttctcttttagCCCCACGCTTGTAATTTGTATTGGATGGCTACAGTCGGCAGCCTTCTTTGGCTTTTTAATCATCACATTTCGTTTTACATTAACATTGTTTTCTCACAAGCAAACAAGTCacaaagttttgaaaaagaaaaaagaaggtgAGTTGCAGCTATATGTCCACAGCATATCATATTTTAAACTACCAAAACACCCTTTTATTATTCCACTAATAACTCCAGATTACCTTGACTGACTACCTAACCGGCTTTTCACTTCCTACCAATGTTTCGATTTTTTCTCGTGCGTATCTTTATCAAGAGAAAACTGCATGTTGTGGCCTGTGGGGGTGTGGTGTTCATTTGGCTCAGCCGCGTCCCCTTCCGACGAAAAGCGCTCAAGCATCCCGAGAACGCCCCAAGGCGTCGGCACCAGCGTCCGCGCACCGATGCATTATCAAGAGGAAATTGCCcaaaattgtttgataaatttagTTACTTGAAGTGAACTTGATAACGAGTCTGAGTCAAATTCGAACTATTCGATATTATGAACACTTTCCAttgacaaattaaaattttatcatatcGACTCTCTGTTACTTATCAATAATATTAAGAGGCCTAATTCAAAAGGTAATTTCCAACAAAATTGTATTCTTTAGGACTCTGCTCTAAAGACTACTCCATCCCTCCGTCCCTCTaagatatatatacatttgtatACATTTGTATTTGatacggagattaagaaaattgtataaagtaatgtgaagagaaagaaaaataggTAAAATGATGAGACCCGTTAATATTTAAGTGAGATTTGAAAAAGTGGATGAAGATAGTGGTTGGGTGGGATTTTTATTATaggggtttgtctagtgtgtgcccatgggcacatgctatgCGCGGAATGTGATATGTTTgggaggttttgattggtgtgattgttgtatttgcagggggtccaccattattaagatagGAGAGCCAATCAAAACCTCCCAAACATCTTAAATTTTACGCTTAGCacgtgcccatgggcacacactaaaaaACCGTTATTATAAAAGTgcttactattttgggaaaattttgaaatgtatagaattgaacgGAACATCCCGAAAAGAAAGGTGTATAGAAACCAAAGGGACAAAGAGAGTACATAACTAGAAAGGAAAAAGGAAAAAGGAACACAAAGGCCAAGAACTTAATAATATCATTGACCACTCGGAGCTTTTAAGCTTATTAGGGCATCTCTAACGGGGGTGTTAACTAAAATTGCTTAAAAtgacaaatcatcaaaaatattattattttattttctctctccTTTGGcaatttttacataaaaatttgcTCAAATGGTTAGCACCCAAAGTTGCAACATATTTGTACAAGTATAAGTATAACAAGATAGAAAACTATATGTCTTTATCGTGATATATacacttttttctattttaggaGGGTGCCAAAAGTTGGCAACTTTGCTTGGCACCCCTTTCACTCCAATAGAGAGCCAAAGAGAGTGCCATGCCACATCATGCCACATGGCATTTTAGCACTCTTTTTGGCACCCACATTAGAGTTGCTCTTATAAGAATTGATTTAAAGTTTTTAAGCATCTGTTTTGTTATATGAAATTAATAAACATCTACTCCTTCCTTCCTACTCAtttctttttatgttttcttCACTAAtttacacgcattttaagactctgattaaaaatatagttttataacttttttttgaaattttccttttatatatgaataaaattttaaactatatatttttactcaGAAGAAACAAAagtttgaataatttataaaactatacttaatCAGAGGTTTAAAATACATGCCGAGTCCCCGTCTCCCGATGTAAAGAACTTGATggaaacggtttttctatggtgtgcccatgagcacatattaaacacaaaatttgataaattcttcttgttttgattggcttacactctaGAATAATGGTGAACCCCCTATAGTTACAACAACCACGCCAATTAAAAACATCCAATTTCATTGATTtcagtgcttagcatgtgtcaACGagcacactagacaaaccctataTACTAAGCActttattcttcttttttccaAGCGACAGACTTGTATGCCGTTATACATACTTCTCTTGATCACGAGCTTCTGATTGAATTATAagccaaaaaaatatatagcagCATTCTATGACTTGTGTCAATATCCTGGTCCACACAGCAATGCCAACAAAAATACAGGCAGGAATTTTCCATGCCTGCATCACATTGCCTTGACTCCGGCTCACATCTACTACAAATCTTTTCCAGAAACAACCCACAAAGTTTCTATGCCTGTATCACATAGGTTCGACTGGTAGTCACATGCTGACAAACTTTACTCAGAAACACTGAGTATAAAAACAGCCTCAACTTCACAGTTTCCACGATAGAGAAGGACAGCATGGACTTTTCTTAGGCTTTGAAGATATTATTCCCCGGATATAACAATGTGCATAGAGTGTATAATGTCTATACAATAGTTACAGGGCAGATCGACGTTTTGAGGACACAAAGCAAATTTTTGagaaacacatatatatatatttaaattttgtttgggcaattctataattttacaaaatttaaaatgatgaaaaacatAGGGAAAAAAATTTATGGCGGACACGTGCCTCCTAGATGCAGGAAGACAATATTGAGGAAGTCAGGATTTCAAGAAGATCAAGAATAGTAAATAGTCCATGGTTGTCACGTCGATGAGTCGAGGCGAGTCGATAGACCTCCTGCTAGTCGACTAGTAGTGGACTAGTCGTAGACTAGtcgctaaaaaatatatatatttattattatttaaaaatattttatatacatataaacacatacatatatttgtattatgcACCttccataaaattttatttcagattctaAGGAATTAAGAATCGGACACTTAAAAGAGAAGATGGAAAAGCGAAAATAGTTAACAAAGCAAAGTACACACGatcaagtaatatatttatcaAGCTAACAATCGACAAATATCAATTATGTGATACTGATGTGATGTGATGTGGCAGTACagtaaacaaataacaaaatttatgcAAAATTAATTATGCAGAATGCAAATTGCAGAAAAAATAGTCGACTAGTCGGTGGCCCAAACTCTACTAGTCTGttgaaaataaaaactagaattataactataGAACAAGATAGCAATTGATATGTACCAGAGCGGAACTCTCTTGTGAACTACATTGTATTTCTCCTTGTTATTTCTCCTTGTACCTCTAAAAAGAGATTACATGccatatttaaaacaaacgtaCTTGACTCCTAATAGTATTCTACTACtattctaataaatctcctaaaaCAAGATAGACTCAATATCTCCTACAAACTCTCTAGAACTCCAACAAACATCCAACTACTTCAATCTTAAATTAATCCtccaaataaataactaaacaaataataataataactaaatttaagattattccaacaatcacccccataatcttaaatttacttaacataatttatgaagcacttctcttcatctgtgatgcacttctcaccaccaccAATTTGTTGATGCACTTTTCATCAACACCAAtttgttgatgcacttctcatcaacacccaatttgttgatgcacttctcatcaacacCATATTCActggagcacttctctccatCATCCTGAGCACCAAGGCTTCAGCTTTTTTCTCTAATTTTAACTTCTACTGGCTAGTGCAAACAGAGTAGAAAGTAGCCCCATATGCATCCCATACTGCACATGATGATACCTCCCACTTGCCCATACCACATCAAATCTTTCTCGGCAGCCCTTCTGTTGTAACCACCTTCTCAGCTTGAATTGCTTCttgaaaatcatattattatgccACAAAGAatctcgctctgataccatgttgaaaataaaaactagaattataactataGAACAAGATAGCAATTGATATGTACAAGAGCGGAACTCTCTTGTGAACTACATTGTACTTCTTCTTGTTATTTCTCCTTGTACCTCTAAAAAGAGATTACATGccatatttaaaacaaacgtaCTTGACTCCTAATAGTATTCTACTACTATTCTAATAAATCTTCTAAAACAAGATAGACTCAATATCTCCTACAAACTCTCTAGAACTCCAACAAACATCCAACTACTTCAATCTTAAATTAATCCTCCAAATAaataactatttatttttaattgtttggttgttttatttgatttaaataaaaataaataggagataaatttttaaaaatctaaaaatattatccaaaatactagaattcataatctttcatttagatgtaataccattcataaaaaatgtgtgaaactcaatatataatactttcaaaatttcgactaacgatagagtgatatttttgatacaaatttttctaacgaatgtctcatttgagtcaatttggaaatcagtgactcaattgatacatttggacgaaacgagcgACCTACTTGATATGTATCCCTataatttaatatcttttttaaaatataattaaaatctaatatacaaattcataatatatttcaaactttcaattcttgttttgcaattttaagtttaattttgttgttaaaattattattgatagAAAAATtttaaccgaaaccaaaccgaaccaaactgTTTTAAATGgatcggtttggttcggtttttttaCTTAACGGTTTGGTTTCGGATTAAAGTTTTGGAAAACCGATAATtatggtttggttcggtttggacCTCAAAACCGTCCAAACCGACCGATGCTCACGCCTAAATATAATCATCCCAAATTACGAAAAGTTTTGGAAAAATAATTTGGGATAATGTATATGAAATTTagttttgtttaatattttttttctataatttttttgtgaagttATCTAAAATTATTGTAGTTTAGTATTAATACAGTTTCAAAAACACAGAAAGAACCAATGAAATGAAGCTATAACCTATAATCCCCGAGAATCAACGCAATTCTCTCGCCCCAGTTCGGCCCGAACAGTTTAAGCGCGACTTGGTGCCATGAAAAGCCCAAAGCCTTCTCCAGTCTCCAGCTAAGTTCCATTAACACACTTATCCTTCtcttaaaatgaaaatttttgtGGAATCATAAACACTATATATTTTAACGAAAATTAATTCTCACGAACGAATTTACAAAGTTTTGCAAAAAAGCGTCATATCACAAGGTCCCCGGCGTAATTTGACACATTTTTACAAACATCACTAAAGTCTACAAGAAATTTCAGCAAGTCCATCGCACTAAGGGCCTGACGAATTGAACTTAACATTACATCTTTTTATGTCAGCGTTAAAGGAAAAATTACTAATCATTTGGACCTATTGTTTTGGGCCTAGTCAGTGACTCAGTGGAGGCGAGGCTTGAATTTGAATGTTCTTTGTCGGCCTCGTGTTATTAGTAGACGTGGGTCATACATATATTAGTCCATTaggaggggtgtattggattgagattttaaagtatttttttgcattcatgaaatccgagagtattcgattgggattgtttgaaattcattaaaatcttgaggtattcaattgggattttaaattatgctacaaaatctggtggtattcaattgggattttatgctttaaaatgcgatagtattcaattgggattgtttaaaatccattaaaatctgatggtattcaaatgctgatggatttttttggatttcataaaatgatggattttgtggcattcttatgtgtatttcaagttttttgaaatcccatcaaaatcaatgggattttgaagcattgtgcttccTATCGACTCTTCGACATTtgatcaagaatccgcacaaaatcaaaatcacatacaatccattaaaatccatagactaaaaacaatccattaaaatctcaatcgaatacaccgcGTAAGAATCCAAGATcataatcaatttttatattctttgTGGGCGACCCTATTTGCACAACCCAGCTAGATAATTGTGATAATAACTACGAGGAAATGTCATTTCCAGagctcataattttttatatccaGAGCTGAAAAGACAGGAAAAGATGAAATTACCCTCacattgttttttattttgctgTTATTGTATATGTATGTGGTCAATTTTGTTTTTTCATACTTTATCtgctttgaaaattaaaaatgagcTCTAGATATAATATTTCCCTAACTATGGGTTAAGTCTCGGCGGAGTTGAACCGAAATCTCCACCAGACTCTGTGATATGATATCATGATTAGTGATCAAATTTTCTAAAATCTCAAGATATTAGGAGGAggtttaaatcatattatattttaacatcatgGAATTACATGAAATTTGTACACTTCTAcagtaataaatatatttcaacaaAGTTATATCAAACTCTATAGTTAggtgcatctagattaaaaatgaaaaagagggcctatgtttattaattttgttaatatattttatttattaaccCTCTAAATCtctctcttgtttttttttttttagaaacaaCCCTCTAAATCTCTCTTAATCATTCCTAAATGGTAgtatattttagtattttactGTAGATAGGTTTAGATATCAAATGTAACATTACATTTAAATGCTTActttattaattaactttttcGATTATTCTATAATTTCTAACCAAGGTTGATTTATTAGTTCAAAAGATTTTCAATGATCATGTTTGtgagatatattaatataatataattatatattttaatcatatttcACGTTTCGTCCAATTATCCCCTTTAATTATCACTATTGTTACAATTTTATCAAACTGAAAAATAAACAATTTTctgaattttaatttcaaaaccttTATGCATTCATTGATTGAACACAAGGTCTCGAGACAACCGCGAGGACAAGGGAATATGTTTGTGCTGGGTTGACAATGTGGTCCCATTCATCTGCATCTCTATTCAAAATAAAGTTCTTTTGTAACAAATCTGATGGATGGGGATTGTCTTGTTTCCGGCCTATAACCTAATATTGACCATCAACAAGTCTACAACTCCAGTTGTCTTGGGTCCCTTTAAGCATCTGtttactttttcttaatcttttttttaatcacCAAATTCTAACCAGGCATCTAATAATCCAGTTACTGCACCCTTAAGCATTATAAAAAGGAATTTATTACCTAAATTTAAAGTTGGATTACATGTTCTAAATCTTGCTCCCACATGTTCCAGATTATACTTATATTCCTTCTGCTAGGAGATCATGCAAGAAACAAGAGACTAGAATGCTTAACACCACCTTTTGTGTGCATCATTGTATGCCCATGACACAACCTgtacataattaaatttaaataatcatttGGAATCATATAAGAAGCACAAATAAATGATGTGAACCTAACAGAATTCAATTTTCGTTACGCATTGAATTCCAAGATTAAATTTATAGTCTGGTTTTGTGTAGAGGTACAAAACCGATTTCTGTTTAGAATGTACAAGCATGTGAATATCTAGAAATCTTTTTGTCAAGTTATGTATTTGATCTAATGAAATTATGAAACCGGATCCATATAAGTAAACAGCATGCACAAGACTatcataatactaataatttatttaaattaattaatattaaatgttgGGAGAAAAGGAAAAAAGTACATTCACGGCATATAACGAGCAAGTCATAATTGAACAGTCAAcccttttaaaataattattctctAAATTGATAATTATCGATTGGAATGATCAAGTCAATTAAAATCGAATGAACGGTTATTATAATgatcctaattttgaaaaaaaaaacgaatTTATCCGTCCGGTGACCGAGTCTCACACACGTGACACTGACATGTTATTATGGATATGTACACGTGACGATCAAATGTCAATAACGTGAGACAAATCACATGAAGAGGGAATTCTGTCGGACAATATCAATAACACTCAATATAATTAACAATGATAAGATTTAAtatgattaattaaaattaattgttataaaataaaataattatgatcGACTAGGTCAATAACTACCGATATTTTCAGTCACAAAAAACCATATATTTTGCGGTGCGTAATTTATACATGGCATGTGAAGTTTATTGAGATGTCAGCAAAATGAAAGATCGAAAAGAAAATTAAACACACAAGAAatcaaaaaaaaggaaaaagaagaatCAAACCCCAGCTAAATAAAGCAAAAAAGCCAAATATATACCTCATTCTGTATCTACATGTCTCTCCTTTCCCTCTTTATTGAGCCCTTTTTTTCACTTCAATGTCCAACCCCTTTTTTGCACGCATTTAAATAACACTCCAGTGTTACTTAACTCGGACTTTTTTGATCTGGGGACTCAGTTTTATTGATTTTGGGAAGTGGTTGAGATCAGAGTTGAAGATTAGTTCTCAATTTGTGTTgggtttcttttaaaatttgttgggtttcttttaaaatttgttggGTTTCTTGAAAAATGGAGGAAAGAATGAAGAAGTATAGGCAAGTGAGCCCAGAAAGAGCAAAAGTTTGGACTGAGAAATCACCAAAGTATCATCAGCAACAGCCTCGTAGGAAAGTTTCTGTTGTTTACTATTTGTCAAGAAATAGGCAGCTTGAGCATCCTCATTTCATTGAGGTTTCTCTCTCTTCCCCTGATGGCCTTTATCTTAGAGGTAAAGATTTCattgtgtgagtgtgtgtgtgtgtgagagagatagagggagggagggagggggagagagagggggtgagagagagggagggagggagggagggggagagagaggatgagagagagagagagatgtaatGTTTATGTGATGAAGTACATAATTTTGTAtcttgtaaattgtaattattGGTATTTTGTAGATGTGATTAATATGCTTAATTTTGCAATGGAGAGTAATTTTGTTCTTTTTTGTGTGTGATGTAGTGGCTATGTAAGTATCCAATGTTTATTATCTGACATTGTAATTCCTGGCATCGTGTAGATGTGATTGATAGGCTTAATGTACTGAGAGGAAGAGGGATGGCCTCAATGTACTCATGGTCTTGCAAGAGGTGAATTTTCCAATCTTGATTTTGCtactttgaaatttgaattgtgCAAGAAATGAGTTTGAAATTCTATTTCCGAGTACTGACTATGAGTTGGTTATGTATTGCAGAAGCTATAGGACTGGATTTGTGTGGCATGATCTTTGTGAAGATGACTTAATTCATCCTGCTCATGGAAATGAATATGTTCTCAAGGGTTCTGAACTCTTCGATGAACCTAATTCTGGTACGTAAGCTACTTTTTTGTCATTTGGTGTGGATTTACTTTTTCATATTCACAGCTAGCAAGTATGTTTTTGAAGTAgaaaatctttaaaatatttatgatagtATCTTCATAAATCTGTTTTCTTCAGGCTAAAATCTGAACTGTTGCCATATGGTTTATATCTAGTTTCAACAATGATTGTCAAGGCCTTCTGTTTTAGAACATGTATCCAATCGGTATTTCTCTTTTTAAGTTTCTTTGCAGTGTAGGAACATGTTTTACTAATTTTAGAAGTATCTTGTTTGGCAGTTCATTTCAGCCCTGCTGGAAATATAAGATCgcataatttgaaacaattacCCGATCCTGCATTTTCCAGAAGCCAAGATGATTCTCCTTCATCTGAAACCTTGACTGAAAGAGATACTAAACAGTCTCTGGATGATGAGCTCTCTCCTCCAGTTCAGCGTTCGAGTTCATCCGTAGTGTCTCCAGATTCAAAAGTTGGGAAAGCTTCACCTTCTAGTGGTTCCTTAAGTTTGACAGAGTATAAGATATACAAAAGTGAGGGCTTAGCTAATGCATCAACTCAGACGGAGGATAATATGAGTAGACCTCGAGAAACTTGTACTAGGGGTGTTTCAACAGAGGATGTATCTGTAGGACATGAGCACAATGATGCTCATCAAATTCCGGCTCAATGTGTGAAAGA of the Daucus carota subsp. sativus chromosome 4, DH1 v3.0, whole genome shotgun sequence genome contains:
- the LOC108217981 gene encoding uncharacterized protein LOC108217981 — its product is MEQQSPLLSWPYYFQGKTMEELSQSLLMTTLELETTRMRAQEEMKLRDDQLLQLADMLEQTIRDRDEAQEKCQQLLFDNLLLQQQQMQPQQHFHPKTQRAPHSGISSLQDDPRNGNLSSSDCEESIVSSSSEEKDEDFYLPLLTNKPLPENGKFLQAVMKAGPLLNTILLAGPLPNWQHPPPPLDSHQIPLPPVIVPQPSLALPEHHHVHHQDSFVDVTTSNNISKFVVINKKRSFSEVIDSSTETR
- the LOC108216268 gene encoding protein SOSEKI 3 isoform X1, whose amino-acid sequence is MEERMKKYRQVSPERAKVWTEKSPKYHQQQPRRKVSVVYYLSRNRQLEHPHFIEVSLSSPDGLYLRDVIDRLNVLRGRGMASMYSWSCKRSYRTGFVWHDLCEDDLIHPAHGNEYVLKGSELFDEPNSVHFSPAGNIRSHNLKQLPDPAFSRSQDDSPSSETLTERDTKQSLDDELSPPVQRSSSSVVSPDSKVGKASPSSGSLSLTEYKIYKSEGLANASTQTEDNMSRPRETCTRGVSTEDVSVGHEHNDAHQIPAQCVKETSEICRDPVSPPTCSSSASSSGGKTDTLESLIRADASKFNSFRTLREDEMGTPPHMKLKASNMLLQLISCGSISVKDHNFGLIPNYRPGLSATKFPSPLFSTSVMFGDLDCLSENPRLMSQRMEDKEYFSGSLVETSMPKEGLPSLKRSSSYNDRTCDLSKDSVEDKEKSTSSKCIPRAIKVSLGKQPKSESMRSPVSEGPRVSSSDRVHSARITSPCVSNAGSGRITDPGMKQSKKADSFRSEKDSVIKIEESLLQELGL
- the LOC108216268 gene encoding protein SOSEKI 3 isoform X2 codes for the protein MEERMKKYRQVSPERAKVWTEKSPKYHQQQPRRKVSVVYYLSRNRQLEHPHFIEVSLSSPDGLYLRDVIDRLNVLRGRGMASMYSWSCKRSYRTGFVWHDLCEDDLIHPAHGNEYVLKGSELFDEPNSVHFSPAGNIRSHNLKQLPDPAFSRSQDDSPSSETLTERDTKQSLDDELSPPVQRSSSSVVSPDSKVGKASPSSGSLSLTEYKIYKSEGLANASTQTEDNMSRPRETCTRGVSTEDVSVGHEHNDAHQIPAQCVKETSEICRDPVSPPTCSSSASSSGGLSATKFPSPLFSTSVMFGDLDCLSENPRLMSQRMEDKEYFSGSLVETSMPKEGLPSLKRSSSYNDRTCDLSKDSVEDKEKSTSSKCIPRAIKVSLGKQPKSESMRSPVSEGPRVSSSDRVHSARITSPCVSNAGSGRITDPGMKQSKKADSFRSEKDSVIKIEERLASGARVIIHSQAP